In Phocoena phocoena chromosome 12, mPhoPho1.1, whole genome shotgun sequence, the following proteins share a genomic window:
- the AKAP12 gene encoding A-kinase anchor protein 12 isoform X2 — protein MGAGSSTEQRSPEQPEAGSATPAEPEPEPNGGGSAAEAAPGSSADATIAAADPATKLLQKNGQLSTVNGLAEQGLQEGALNGQEEETVTDAGQRESEDVTERDSDKDMAANSAAVQDIQDITKEGQEEMPETMEQIPASESTVDELMQPAEPQANDVGFKKVFKFVGFKFTVKKDKTEKSDTVQLLTVKKDEGEGPGGSDGAGDRLEPSRETGDATPTDTELKQSTEKPEETPRHELSRPEVSLQAESGPPAGEGKDEGEEKQEKEPARSPDSPTSPVASETASPFKKFFTQGWAGWRKKTSFRKPREDELEASEKKKEQEAEKADTEENEKTEGLSEQPSSQEARESTQDARLSAEYEKVELPPEDQGQAPPEEKPAPLATEVFDEKVEIVAEVHVSTAEKGTEAQKAEVEGAVEPSPPERSLETDADLPDAEPPEALLKMQEEAGAPSGDHAQPAELCADAKAPPTPPEGVAGEVEVPSSQERTKVQGSPLKKLFTSSGLKKLSGKKQKGKRGGDEESGEQHPASADSPDSPDEPKGESSASSPEEPEEITCLEKGVAEAPQDGETEEGTTSDGEKKREGVTPWASFKKMVTPKKRVRRLSESDKEDEVDKVKSATLSSTESTTSEMQEEGKGNGEEQKPEEPKRKVDTSVSWEALICVGSSKKRARKASSSDDEGGPKPLGGDSQKPEEAGRDRESGPDAPPAGSQDHDQPPGSSSPEQAGSPSEGEGVSTWESFKRLVTSRKKPKSKLEEKNEDLVAGSGLEYSASDAELGKEESWVSIRKFIPGRRKKRLDGKQEQAAMEDTGPTEVNEDDSDVPAVVPLSEYDAVEREKTEAQRAPKSEEGPKQKVAVDVSEELSKGLLHAVTVAVTDGTRAVPSIEERAPSWISASVTEPLEQAEDEDKPPSGEVFEKEVFAEETPVETKTLPESQEATDDTVASKVELTPEALTAAETTEPFCAEEATEASGAEETTDMVSAVSQLTDFPDTTEEATPVQEVEGSMPDMEDQAKRTREVLQAVAEKVKEESQLPDARGLDDTIQTTQKGQAKRLEQVEEAEEDPYALDQKEAMGGAPRVRVQETKTETLTQGTAMVQATAESLEEIPPGTESAEARELTSTCPAETVAAVKPETVPEQAVAPDSAETLTDSETNGSTPVADFEATNVSQQTKIMEIDEDGEVPSGTQYQVTEGEALPELKEMPPEPSNFQSQEEERSKVEEVLEHADKEVTVETVPILSKTEVIQEAGQCAEEEAKEEPSVEGLVSTDTETTEKKITEVALEDEVTKTEFQKNDDLELQRPAKSLLTPAERERVVQVERDKTEFEPTQVNEEKLECKPAVTTCEELSKQLVQAVNVTVIDGEKEVISFEGSSLPVHEEEACTEIQVQSSEAPLALTAAAMGEKVLAEAIKILETVETLESAEARLVPEEKSSEKDEGSPAQPGEDAVPTGTESQAKSIPVIVSVMPEKGISADLEGDKTTSQKWESDGDGEQVRCQEGGVSKTREEDLKAEDEILKLETESCKLVQNVIQTVVDQLGSTEEMASAFQTQAQLTEADSQEAGQEIEKEESKLQPCTLDETQTIEAKEESPLSAGEHTHPDVSGDVNEALEKMAATRVESSPVDGQQLEEVASPSKEKREAPETKSVPEDDGGAGFGERTEKSPFESREDEKGDAAVDPGNQTSAPEDAEASGGSTKESPDTIGPKLKEKGDGQEVEFQEEKVQSESEKEIKTQTQEETQDQERAPAKPEPTES, from the coding sequence cTGGACAGAGAGagtctgaagatgtgactgaaagGGACTCAGACAAAGACATGGCTGCTAACTCAGCGGCGGTTCAAGACATTCAAGACATCACgaaggaggggcaggaggaaatGCCTGAGACGATGGAACAGATCCCTGCCTCAGAAAGCACTGTAGATGAGCTGATGCAACCCGCTGAGCCCCAGGCTAATGACGTAGGATTTAAGAAGGTGTTTAAGTTTGTCGGCTTCAAATTCACTGTGAAAAAGGATAAGACAGAGAAGTCTGACACTGTGCAGCTTCTCACCGTCAAAAAGGATGAAGGCGAAGGGCCAGGGGGGTCCGACGGGGCTGGTGACCGCCTGGAGCCCAGCCGGGAGACAGGGGATGCGACACCCACAGACACTGAACTCAAACAGTCCACAGAGAAGCCCGAAGAGACGCCCAGACACGAGCTGAGCCGCCCAGAAGTCTCCCTTCAGGCGGAGTCCGGTCCACCAGCCGGGGAAGGCAAAGAcgaaggagaagaaaaacaagagaaagaaccCGCCAGATCTCCAGATTCTCCGACTAGTCCAGTGGCCAGCGAAACCGCATCGCCCTTCAAAAAATTCTTCACTCAAGGTTGGGCCGGCTGGCGAAAAAAGACCAGTTTCAGGAAGCCTCGGGAGGATGAGCTGGAggcttcagagaagaaaaaggaacaagagGCAGAAAAGGCAGACACAGAAGAAAACGAGAAGACGGAAGGTCTCTCCGAGCAGCCGTCCTCACAGGAGGCCCGCGAGAGCACCCAGGATGCCAGGCTGTCGGCTGAGTATGAAAAGGTGGAGCTGCCCCCCGAAGACCAAGGGCAAGCACCTCCCGAAGAGAAACCCGCCCCGTTAGCAACAGAAGTGTTCGATGAAAAAGTAGAGATTGTCGCGGAGGTCCACGTCAGCACTGCAGAGAAGGGCACAGAGGCGCAGAAAGCCGAGGTAGAAGGGGCAGTAGAGCCCTCACCGCCTGAGCGATCGCTTGAAACGGACGCCGACCTTCCGGATGCCGAGCCCCCGGAGGCGCTGCTGAAGATGCAGGAAGAGGCGGGCGCCCCCAGCGGGGACCACGCCCAGCCAGCCGAGCTCTGCGCAGACGCGAAAGCACCTCCCACGCCCCCTGAGGGCGTCGCGGGGGAGGTGGAAGTGCCGTCCTCGCAGGAGAGAACTAAGGTgcagggaagccctttaaagAAACTGTTCACAAGCAGCGGCTTAAAAAAACTCTCTGGAaagaagcagaaagggaaaagaggaggagaTGAGGAGTCCGGGGAGCAGCATCCAGCCTCAGCGGATTCTCCCGACAGCCCAGACGAACCCAAGGGTGAGAGCTCAGCCTCGTCCCCCGAAGAGCCCGAGGAGATCACGTGCCTGGAGAAAGGCGTGGCCGAGGCCCCCCAGGACGGGGAGACGGAGGAAGGGACCACTTCCGACGGAGAGAAGAAGAGGGAAGGTGTTACCCCCTGGGCATCTTTCAAAAAGATGGTGACGCCCAAGAAACGCGTGAGAAGGCTCTCTGAAAGTGACAAGGAGGACGAAGTGGACAAGGTTAAGAGCGCCACCCTGTCCTCCACGGAGAGCACCACCTCTGAAAtgcaggaggaggggaaaggaaacGGAGAGGAGCAGAAGCCGGAAGAGCCAAAGCGCAAGGTTGACACCTCCGTGTCCTGGGAAGCTCTGATTTGTGTGGGGTCATCCAAGAAAAGAGCAAGGAAAGCATCCTCTTCTGACGACGAAGGGGGACCAAAACCCCTGGGAGGAGACAGCCAAAAAccagaggaagcagggagagacAGGGAGTCGGGCCCAGACGCGCCCCCTGCCGGCTCCCAAGACCACGACCAACCCCCAGGAAGTTCCTCACCCGAGCAGGCCGGCAGCCCCTCCGAAGGGGAGGGGGTCTCCACCTGGGAGTCATTTAAAAGATTAGTCACCTCGAGGAAAAAACCGAAGtcaaaactggaagagaaaaacgAAGACTTGGTAGCTGGGTCCGGCCTAGAATATTCAGCCTCAGATGCTGAGCTGGGGAAAGAAGAGTCTTGGGTTTCAATCAGGAAGTTTATTCCTGGGCGAAGGAAGAAAAGGCTGGATGGGAAACAAGAACAAGCGGCGATGGAAGATACGGGGCCAACGGAGGTCAACGAGGACGATTCGGACGTCCCAGCCGTGGTGCCTCTGTCCGAGTACGATGCGGTGGAAAGGGAGAAAACGGAAGCACAGCGGGCTCCCAAGAGCGAGGAGGGCCCCAAGCAGAAGGTGGCTGTCGACGTGTCGGAGGAGCTCAGTAAGGGTCTGCTTCACGCCGTGACTGTGGCTGTCACGGACGGGACAAGGGCCGTCCCTAGCATTGAAGAAAGGGCACCTTCCTGGATCTCTGCTTCGGTGACAGAACCTCTTGAACAAGCAGAAGACGAAGACAAGCCACCATCTGGGGAGGTGTTTGAAAAAGAAGTCTTTGCAGAGGAAACCCCTGTCGAAACCAAAACGCTGCCGGAGAGCCAGGAGGCCACTGATGACACAGTCGCCAGCAAGGTGGAATTGACCCCTGAAGCTCTGACGGCCGCAGAAACCACAGAGCCGTTCTGTGCTGAAGAAGCCACAGAAGCCTCTGGTGCTGAAGAGACCACCGACATGGTTTCGGCTGTTTCCCAGTTAACCGACTTTCCAGATACCACCGAGGAAGCAACACCGGTTCAGGAGGTGGAGGGCAGCATGCCCGACATGGAAGACCAGGCGAAGAGGACCCGAGAGGTGCTGCAGGCCGTTGCAGAAAAAGTTAAAGAGGAATCACAGctgcctgacgccagagggctaGACGACACCATCCAGACAACCCAGAAAGGACAAGCGAAAAGACTGGAGCAGGTGGAGGAAGCAGAAGAGGATCCTTACGCACTCGATCAGAAGGAAGCGATGGGTGGAGCACCCAGAGTACGTGTACAAGAAACGAAAACTGAGACTTTGACACAGGGGACGGCGATGGTACAGGCCACCGCGGAAAGCTTGGAAGAAATTCCTCCAGGCACAGAGAGTGCAGAGGCCAGGGAGCTTACAAGCACTTGTCCAGCTGAAACCGTGGCTGcggtaaaaccagagactgtccCAGAACAGGCTGTTGCTCCTGACTCAGCTGAAACCCTCACAGATAGTGAGACCAATGGAAGCACCCCAGTAGCAGATTTTGAAGCTACAAATgtaagccagcagaccaagatcATGGAAATCGATGAAGATGGTGAGGTTCCATCCGGTACCCAATACCAGGTCACAGAAGGTGAGGCACTTCCTGAACTGAAAGAGATGCCTCCAGAACCTTCCAATTTTCAATCCCAGGAAGAAGAGCGTTCAAAAGTGGAAGAGGTTCTAGAACATGCAGATAAAGAGGTAACAGTGGAAACTGTACCCATCCTTTCAAAGACTGAGGTGATTCAAGAGGCTGGCCAATGTGCTGAAGAGGAAGCCAAAGAGGAGCCATCTGTCGAAGGACTTGTGTCCACTGACACAGAAACAACCGAGAAAAAGATAACTGAAGTTGCCCTTGAGGATGAAGTTACGAAAACTGAGTTTCAAAAGAATGATGATCTCGAACTCCAGAGACCTGCTAAGTCTCTTCTAACCCCAGCGGAGAGAGAGAGGGTAGTTCAAGTGGAAAGGGACAAAACGGAATTCGAGCCAACTCAAGTAAATGAAGAGAAACTTGAGTGCAAACCAGCTGTTACCACATGTGAAGAGCTCAGTAAGCAACTGGTTCAGGCAGTGAATGTAACCGTCATAGACGGGGAAAAGGAAGTCATCAGTTTTGAAGGAAGTTCTCTGCCCGTTCACGAGGAAGAGGCATGCACAGAAATTCAAGTTCAAAGCTCTGAGGCACCATTAGCTCTAACAGCTGCAGCAATGGGGGAGAAGGTCTTAGCAGAAGCTATCAAGATTTTAGAAACAGTGGAAACTTTGGAATCTGCAGAGGCACGTTTAGTACCGGAAGAAAAGTCCTCAGAAAAAGATGAAGGCTCTCCTGCTCAGCCAGGGGAAGACGCGGTGCCCACAGGGACCGAGTCTCAGGCCAAATCAATCCCGGTAATAGTATCTGTTATGCCTGAAAAAGGCATCAGCGCAGACCTGGAAGGAGATAAAACCACATCACAGAAATGGGAGTCAGATGGAGACGGTGAGCAGGTTCGTTGTCAGGAAGGCGGAGTAAGCAAAACAAGAGAGGAAGATTTAAAGGCTGAAGATGAGATTTTGAAACTTGAGACAGAGAGCTGCAAGCTTGTACAAAACGTAATTCAGACAGTTGTTGACCAGTTGGGGAGTACAGAAGAAATGGCCTCTGCTTTCCAGACCCAGGCTCAACTGACGGAAGCCGACAGCCAGGAAGCTGGGCAGGAAAtcgagaaagaagaaagcaaacttCAGCCCTGCACGTTGGATGAAACACAAACCATCGAAGCCAAAGAGGAGTCCCCGCTAAGTGCCGGGGAACACACACATCCAGATGTTTCCGGAGATGTGAATGAAGCTTTAGAGAAGATGGCGGCCACGAGGGTAGAAAGTTCCCCGGTAGATGGCCAGCAGCTTGAAGAGGTAGCTTCCCCAtccaaggaaaagagagaagcccCTGAAACAAAGTCTGTGCCAGAAGACGACGGTGGTGCCGGGTTtggagaaagaacagagaagtcACCGTTTGAATCCCGAGAAGATGAAAAAGGTGATGCTGCTGTTGACCCCGGGAACCAAACCTCAGCCCCGGAAGATGCTGAGGCATCAGGAGGCTCGACCAAAGAGTCTCCAGATACAATTGGACCCAAACTGAAAGAGAAGGGAGATGGCCAGGAAGTagaatttcaggaagaaaaagtgCAGAGCGagtcagaaaaagagatcaaaacacaaacacaggagGAGACACAGGACCAAGAGAGAGCACCGGCAAAACCCGAGCCCACAGAATCCTAA
- the AKAP12 gene encoding A-kinase anchor protein 12 isoform X1 produces the protein MGAGSSTEQRSPEQPEAGSATPAEPEPEPNGGGSAAEAAPGSSADATIAAADPATKLLQKNGQLSTVNGLAEQGLQEGALNGQEEETVTDGCLRGKQEEEVQMVTAGQRESEDVTERDSDKDMAANSAAVQDIQDITKEGQEEMPETMEQIPASESTVDELMQPAEPQANDVGFKKVFKFVGFKFTVKKDKTEKSDTVQLLTVKKDEGEGPGGSDGAGDRLEPSRETGDATPTDTELKQSTEKPEETPRHELSRPEVSLQAESGPPAGEGKDEGEEKQEKEPARSPDSPTSPVASETASPFKKFFTQGWAGWRKKTSFRKPREDELEASEKKKEQEAEKADTEENEKTEGLSEQPSSQEARESTQDARLSAEYEKVELPPEDQGQAPPEEKPAPLATEVFDEKVEIVAEVHVSTAEKGTEAQKAEVEGAVEPSPPERSLETDADLPDAEPPEALLKMQEEAGAPSGDHAQPAELCADAKAPPTPPEGVAGEVEVPSSQERTKVQGSPLKKLFTSSGLKKLSGKKQKGKRGGDEESGEQHPASADSPDSPDEPKGESSASSPEEPEEITCLEKGVAEAPQDGETEEGTTSDGEKKREGVTPWASFKKMVTPKKRVRRLSESDKEDEVDKVKSATLSSTESTTSEMQEEGKGNGEEQKPEEPKRKVDTSVSWEALICVGSSKKRARKASSSDDEGGPKPLGGDSQKPEEAGRDRESGPDAPPAGSQDHDQPPGSSSPEQAGSPSEGEGVSTWESFKRLVTSRKKPKSKLEEKNEDLVAGSGLEYSASDAELGKEESWVSIRKFIPGRRKKRLDGKQEQAAMEDTGPTEVNEDDSDVPAVVPLSEYDAVEREKTEAQRAPKSEEGPKQKVAVDVSEELSKGLLHAVTVAVTDGTRAVPSIEERAPSWISASVTEPLEQAEDEDKPPSGEVFEKEVFAEETPVETKTLPESQEATDDTVASKVELTPEALTAAETTEPFCAEEATEASGAEETTDMVSAVSQLTDFPDTTEEATPVQEVEGSMPDMEDQAKRTREVLQAVAEKVKEESQLPDARGLDDTIQTTQKGQAKRLEQVEEAEEDPYALDQKEAMGGAPRVRVQETKTETLTQGTAMVQATAESLEEIPPGTESAEARELTSTCPAETVAAVKPETVPEQAVAPDSAETLTDSETNGSTPVADFEATNVSQQTKIMEIDEDGEVPSGTQYQVTEGEALPELKEMPPEPSNFQSQEEERSKVEEVLEHADKEVTVETVPILSKTEVIQEAGQCAEEEAKEEPSVEGLVSTDTETTEKKITEVALEDEVTKTEFQKNDDLELQRPAKSLLTPAERERVVQVERDKTEFEPTQVNEEKLECKPAVTTCEELSKQLVQAVNVTVIDGEKEVISFEGSSLPVHEEEACTEIQVQSSEAPLALTAAAMGEKVLAEAIKILETVETLESAEARLVPEEKSSEKDEGSPAQPGEDAVPTGTESQAKSIPVIVSVMPEKGISADLEGDKTTSQKWESDGDGEQVRCQEGGVSKTREEDLKAEDEILKLETESCKLVQNVIQTVVDQLGSTEEMASAFQTQAQLTEADSQEAGQEIEKEESKLQPCTLDETQTIEAKEESPLSAGEHTHPDVSGDVNEALEKMAATRVESSPVDGQQLEEVASPSKEKREAPETKSVPEDDGGAGFGERTEKSPFESREDEKGDAAVDPGNQTSAPEDAEASGGSTKESPDTIGPKLKEKGDGQEVEFQEEKVQSESEKEIKTQTQEETQDQERAPAKPEPTES, from the exons AAGAGGAGGTCCAGATGGTCACAG cTGGACAGAGAGagtctgaagatgtgactgaaagGGACTCAGACAAAGACATGGCTGCTAACTCAGCGGCGGTTCAAGACATTCAAGACATCACgaaggaggggcaggaggaaatGCCTGAGACGATGGAACAGATCCCTGCCTCAGAAAGCACTGTAGATGAGCTGATGCAACCCGCTGAGCCCCAGGCTAATGACGTAGGATTTAAGAAGGTGTTTAAGTTTGTCGGCTTCAAATTCACTGTGAAAAAGGATAAGACAGAGAAGTCTGACACTGTGCAGCTTCTCACCGTCAAAAAGGATGAAGGCGAAGGGCCAGGGGGGTCCGACGGGGCTGGTGACCGCCTGGAGCCCAGCCGGGAGACAGGGGATGCGACACCCACAGACACTGAACTCAAACAGTCCACAGAGAAGCCCGAAGAGACGCCCAGACACGAGCTGAGCCGCCCAGAAGTCTCCCTTCAGGCGGAGTCCGGTCCACCAGCCGGGGAAGGCAAAGAcgaaggagaagaaaaacaagagaaagaaccCGCCAGATCTCCAGATTCTCCGACTAGTCCAGTGGCCAGCGAAACCGCATCGCCCTTCAAAAAATTCTTCACTCAAGGTTGGGCCGGCTGGCGAAAAAAGACCAGTTTCAGGAAGCCTCGGGAGGATGAGCTGGAggcttcagagaagaaaaaggaacaagagGCAGAAAAGGCAGACACAGAAGAAAACGAGAAGACGGAAGGTCTCTCCGAGCAGCCGTCCTCACAGGAGGCCCGCGAGAGCACCCAGGATGCCAGGCTGTCGGCTGAGTATGAAAAGGTGGAGCTGCCCCCCGAAGACCAAGGGCAAGCACCTCCCGAAGAGAAACCCGCCCCGTTAGCAACAGAAGTGTTCGATGAAAAAGTAGAGATTGTCGCGGAGGTCCACGTCAGCACTGCAGAGAAGGGCACAGAGGCGCAGAAAGCCGAGGTAGAAGGGGCAGTAGAGCCCTCACCGCCTGAGCGATCGCTTGAAACGGACGCCGACCTTCCGGATGCCGAGCCCCCGGAGGCGCTGCTGAAGATGCAGGAAGAGGCGGGCGCCCCCAGCGGGGACCACGCCCAGCCAGCCGAGCTCTGCGCAGACGCGAAAGCACCTCCCACGCCCCCTGAGGGCGTCGCGGGGGAGGTGGAAGTGCCGTCCTCGCAGGAGAGAACTAAGGTgcagggaagccctttaaagAAACTGTTCACAAGCAGCGGCTTAAAAAAACTCTCTGGAaagaagcagaaagggaaaagaggaggagaTGAGGAGTCCGGGGAGCAGCATCCAGCCTCAGCGGATTCTCCCGACAGCCCAGACGAACCCAAGGGTGAGAGCTCAGCCTCGTCCCCCGAAGAGCCCGAGGAGATCACGTGCCTGGAGAAAGGCGTGGCCGAGGCCCCCCAGGACGGGGAGACGGAGGAAGGGACCACTTCCGACGGAGAGAAGAAGAGGGAAGGTGTTACCCCCTGGGCATCTTTCAAAAAGATGGTGACGCCCAAGAAACGCGTGAGAAGGCTCTCTGAAAGTGACAAGGAGGACGAAGTGGACAAGGTTAAGAGCGCCACCCTGTCCTCCACGGAGAGCACCACCTCTGAAAtgcaggaggaggggaaaggaaacGGAGAGGAGCAGAAGCCGGAAGAGCCAAAGCGCAAGGTTGACACCTCCGTGTCCTGGGAAGCTCTGATTTGTGTGGGGTCATCCAAGAAAAGAGCAAGGAAAGCATCCTCTTCTGACGACGAAGGGGGACCAAAACCCCTGGGAGGAGACAGCCAAAAAccagaggaagcagggagagacAGGGAGTCGGGCCCAGACGCGCCCCCTGCCGGCTCCCAAGACCACGACCAACCCCCAGGAAGTTCCTCACCCGAGCAGGCCGGCAGCCCCTCCGAAGGGGAGGGGGTCTCCACCTGGGAGTCATTTAAAAGATTAGTCACCTCGAGGAAAAAACCGAAGtcaaaactggaagagaaaaacgAAGACTTGGTAGCTGGGTCCGGCCTAGAATATTCAGCCTCAGATGCTGAGCTGGGGAAAGAAGAGTCTTGGGTTTCAATCAGGAAGTTTATTCCTGGGCGAAGGAAGAAAAGGCTGGATGGGAAACAAGAACAAGCGGCGATGGAAGATACGGGGCCAACGGAGGTCAACGAGGACGATTCGGACGTCCCAGCCGTGGTGCCTCTGTCCGAGTACGATGCGGTGGAAAGGGAGAAAACGGAAGCACAGCGGGCTCCCAAGAGCGAGGAGGGCCCCAAGCAGAAGGTGGCTGTCGACGTGTCGGAGGAGCTCAGTAAGGGTCTGCTTCACGCCGTGACTGTGGCTGTCACGGACGGGACAAGGGCCGTCCCTAGCATTGAAGAAAGGGCACCTTCCTGGATCTCTGCTTCGGTGACAGAACCTCTTGAACAAGCAGAAGACGAAGACAAGCCACCATCTGGGGAGGTGTTTGAAAAAGAAGTCTTTGCAGAGGAAACCCCTGTCGAAACCAAAACGCTGCCGGAGAGCCAGGAGGCCACTGATGACACAGTCGCCAGCAAGGTGGAATTGACCCCTGAAGCTCTGACGGCCGCAGAAACCACAGAGCCGTTCTGTGCTGAAGAAGCCACAGAAGCCTCTGGTGCTGAAGAGACCACCGACATGGTTTCGGCTGTTTCCCAGTTAACCGACTTTCCAGATACCACCGAGGAAGCAACACCGGTTCAGGAGGTGGAGGGCAGCATGCCCGACATGGAAGACCAGGCGAAGAGGACCCGAGAGGTGCTGCAGGCCGTTGCAGAAAAAGTTAAAGAGGAATCACAGctgcctgacgccagagggctaGACGACACCATCCAGACAACCCAGAAAGGACAAGCGAAAAGACTGGAGCAGGTGGAGGAAGCAGAAGAGGATCCTTACGCACTCGATCAGAAGGAAGCGATGGGTGGAGCACCCAGAGTACGTGTACAAGAAACGAAAACTGAGACTTTGACACAGGGGACGGCGATGGTACAGGCCACCGCGGAAAGCTTGGAAGAAATTCCTCCAGGCACAGAGAGTGCAGAGGCCAGGGAGCTTACAAGCACTTGTCCAGCTGAAACCGTGGCTGcggtaaaaccagagactgtccCAGAACAGGCTGTTGCTCCTGACTCAGCTGAAACCCTCACAGATAGTGAGACCAATGGAAGCACCCCAGTAGCAGATTTTGAAGCTACAAATgtaagccagcagaccaagatcATGGAAATCGATGAAGATGGTGAGGTTCCATCCGGTACCCAATACCAGGTCACAGAAGGTGAGGCACTTCCTGAACTGAAAGAGATGCCTCCAGAACCTTCCAATTTTCAATCCCAGGAAGAAGAGCGTTCAAAAGTGGAAGAGGTTCTAGAACATGCAGATAAAGAGGTAACAGTGGAAACTGTACCCATCCTTTCAAAGACTGAGGTGATTCAAGAGGCTGGCCAATGTGCTGAAGAGGAAGCCAAAGAGGAGCCATCTGTCGAAGGACTTGTGTCCACTGACACAGAAACAACCGAGAAAAAGATAACTGAAGTTGCCCTTGAGGATGAAGTTACGAAAACTGAGTTTCAAAAGAATGATGATCTCGAACTCCAGAGACCTGCTAAGTCTCTTCTAACCCCAGCGGAGAGAGAGAGGGTAGTTCAAGTGGAAAGGGACAAAACGGAATTCGAGCCAACTCAAGTAAATGAAGAGAAACTTGAGTGCAAACCAGCTGTTACCACATGTGAAGAGCTCAGTAAGCAACTGGTTCAGGCAGTGAATGTAACCGTCATAGACGGGGAAAAGGAAGTCATCAGTTTTGAAGGAAGTTCTCTGCCCGTTCACGAGGAAGAGGCATGCACAGAAATTCAAGTTCAAAGCTCTGAGGCACCATTAGCTCTAACAGCTGCAGCAATGGGGGAGAAGGTCTTAGCAGAAGCTATCAAGATTTTAGAAACAGTGGAAACTTTGGAATCTGCAGAGGCACGTTTAGTACCGGAAGAAAAGTCCTCAGAAAAAGATGAAGGCTCTCCTGCTCAGCCAGGGGAAGACGCGGTGCCCACAGGGACCGAGTCTCAGGCCAAATCAATCCCGGTAATAGTATCTGTTATGCCTGAAAAAGGCATCAGCGCAGACCTGGAAGGAGATAAAACCACATCACAGAAATGGGAGTCAGATGGAGACGGTGAGCAGGTTCGTTGTCAGGAAGGCGGAGTAAGCAAAACAAGAGAGGAAGATTTAAAGGCTGAAGATGAGATTTTGAAACTTGAGACAGAGAGCTGCAAGCTTGTACAAAACGTAATTCAGACAGTTGTTGACCAGTTGGGGAGTACAGAAGAAATGGCCTCTGCTTTCCAGACCCAGGCTCAACTGACGGAAGCCGACAGCCAGGAAGCTGGGCAGGAAAtcgagaaagaagaaagcaaacttCAGCCCTGCACGTTGGATGAAACACAAACCATCGAAGCCAAAGAGGAGTCCCCGCTAAGTGCCGGGGAACACACACATCCAGATGTTTCCGGAGATGTGAATGAAGCTTTAGAGAAGATGGCGGCCACGAGGGTAGAAAGTTCCCCGGTAGATGGCCAGCAGCTTGAAGAGGTAGCTTCCCCAtccaaggaaaagagagaagcccCTGAAACAAAGTCTGTGCCAGAAGACGACGGTGGTGCCGGGTTtggagaaagaacagagaagtcACCGTTTGAATCCCGAGAAGATGAAAAAGGTGATGCTGCTGTTGACCCCGGGAACCAAACCTCAGCCCCGGAAGATGCTGAGGCATCAGGAGGCTCGACCAAAGAGTCTCCAGATACAATTGGACCCAAACTGAAAGAGAAGGGAGATGGCCAGGAAGTagaatttcaggaagaaaaagtgCAGAGCGagtcagaaaaagagatcaaaacacaaacacaggagGAGACACAGGACCAAGAGAGAGCACCGGCAAAACCCGAGCCCACAGAATCCTAA